One region of Thermodesulfobacteriota bacterium genomic DNA includes:
- a CDS encoding Na(+)/H(+) antiporter subunit D, translating into MIDWVHPSILFILGACVIPFLRGKLQQIWLLTIPVLAVLSVYSMTQGSFWGVNFLDNQLLFGKVDKLSTVFAWVFSIMSCIGMVYALHVKDSGQHVSAYLYIAGSLGVTFAGDFFSLFIFWELMAFASAYLIFAKREKAATEAGYRYILVHIFGGVCLLGGIIIHSIQTQSIAVGPLPQDGSFAFYLILVGVILNAAVPPLHAWLTDAYPEGTVTGSVFMSAFTTKTAVYVLVRVFPGTELLVYMGTIMALYGVVYAVLENDCRRLLAYHIISQVGYMVAGVGIGTDMSLNGSVSHAFAHILYKGLLFMGAGSVIYMTGKRKLTELGGLYKTMPITLTLYMIGGFAISAFPLFSGFVTKSMVVSGAAHDHRPAVALLLTLASAGTFLHTGLKLPYYMFFGKDSGIRTKEPPLNMLIAMGMAAFLCIGIGVLPGPLYHLLPFPVHFEPYTGDHVTSALGILLFTGLGFFMLLKKLDPEPTISADTDWFYRKGSRVFMWFANKPLTIYENYLTNIYNTWFSRGVIKSSDYLGFVFDSKFIDGIVNGFARFFVGLSSELRRAHNGLIRGYAYCMLSATVVIIGYYLFKHVM; encoded by the coding sequence ATGATTGATTGGGTTCATCCATCAATATTATTTATTCTGGGGGCGTGCGTCATTCCCTTCCTGCGGGGGAAACTGCAGCAGATCTGGCTTTTGACGATTCCCGTGCTGGCGGTACTGTCCGTGTACTCCATGACGCAGGGATCCTTCTGGGGCGTTAACTTTCTTGACAATCAGCTTCTGTTCGGGAAAGTCGACAAGCTCAGCACGGTATTTGCCTGGGTTTTCAGCATCATGTCCTGCATCGGCATGGTTTACGCCCTGCATGTCAAGGATTCCGGTCAGCATGTGTCGGCCTACCTTTATATCGCCGGATCGCTGGGTGTCACCTTCGCCGGCGATTTCTTTTCCCTGTTTATCTTCTGGGAACTGATGGCGTTCGCCTCCGCCTATCTGATCTTTGCCAAACGTGAAAAAGCGGCTACCGAGGCCGGTTATCGATACATCCTGGTCCACATCTTCGGCGGTGTCTGTCTGCTGGGCGGCATCATTATCCACTCCATTCAGACACAATCAATCGCCGTCGGGCCTCTTCCCCAGGACGGCTCCTTCGCCTTCTATTTGATCCTGGTCGGGGTTATTTTAAACGCCGCCGTTCCCCCGCTGCATGCCTGGCTGACGGACGCCTATCCGGAAGGAACGGTCACCGGCTCCGTCTTCATGTCGGCCTTTACCACCAAGACGGCCGTTTATGTTCTGGTCAGGGTTTTTCCGGGAACCGAGCTGCTGGTCTATATGGGAACGATCATGGCCCTGTACGGCGTTGTCTATGCCGTGCTTGAAAACGACTGCCGGCGCCTTCTGGCCTATCACATCATCAGCCAGGTGGGCTACATGGTCGCCGGGGTCGGCATCGGCACCGACATGTCGCTCAACGGTTCCGTCTCTCACGCTTTCGCCCATATTCTGTACAAAGGACTGCTGTTCATGGGCGCGGGTTCGGTTATTTACATGACCGGCAAACGCAAGCTCACCGAACTGGGCGGACTTTACAAAACCATGCCGATTACGCTCACCCTTTACATGATCGGCGGGTTCGCGATTTCCGCGTTTCCGTTGTTCAGCGGTTTTGTAACCAAGTCAATGGTCGTCTCCGGAGCCGCTCACGATCACCGGCCGGCGGTGGCCCTGCTGCTGACCCTGGCGTCCGCCGGAACGTTTCTGCATACCGGCCTGAAACTTCCCTACTACATGTTCTTCGGGAAGGACTCCGGTATCCGCACCAAGGAACCGCCGCTGAACATGCTGATCGCCATGGGCATGGCCGCCTTCCTCTGCATCGGCATCGGCGTGCTGCCCGGCCCGCTCTATCACCTGCTGCCCTTCCCGGTTCATTTTGAGCCCTACACCGGGGATCACGTCACCAGTGCACTGGGCATCCTGCTCTTTACCGGCCTGGGATTCTTCATGCTCCTCAAAAAACTGGATCCCGAGCCGACCATCAGCGCGGACACCGACTGGTTCTACCGGAAAGGCAGCCGGGTCTTCATGTGGTTTGCCAACAAGCCCCTGACGATTTACGAAAATTACCTGACCAACATCTATAACACCTGGTTTTCCAGAGGAGTTATAAAGTCCTCTGATTATCTGGGTTTTGTATTCGACTCCAAGTTTATCGACGGGATCGTCAACGGGTTCGCCCGGTTTTTTGTCGGTCTCTCAAGCGAGTTGAGAAGAGCCCATAACGGACTGATCAGGGGTTACGCATACTGCATGTTGTCGGCCACCGTCGTGATTATTGGTTATTATCTTTTTAAACATGTAA
- a CDS encoding monovalent cation/H+ antiporter subunit D family protein, whose product MQTIVSIKPLLAVLSSLIAAFLIFKTGDRPNLREFWSVLAGLIKLGIVLSMVPVVFSGQTIEFALVTFYQGIELKLRVDALGLLFATVSSFLWVITTFYSVGYMRSNHEHAQTRYFTCFAVSLSATIGVAFSANLITLFFFYEILSLATVPLVGHKETPEAQEGARKYFLYLLGLSKTLLLSGIVIIYMVTGTTDFVSGGLLQGVQGSTLLFITFFFFVFGFGKAGVMPFHNWLPSAMVAPTPVSSLLHAVAVVKVGVFSVLRVVFHIYGVDFMTRMDLGITAAYVVSFTIMMGSIIALTKDNLKARLAYSTISQLSYVILGAVLLTPYSMIGGIVHIANHAFSKITLFFCAGSLYTSAHKTEISQLSGIGKKMPWTMACFFIASLSMIGVPPVAGFVSKWYLALGSIQAKEIPILIVLLVSTVLNAAYFLPITYKAFFEKAPEEPHHDHDDHGHDHGHDGGHHTEAREIPMVVVPLVITAILSIVIGIYPDYFLGLAKEVIK is encoded by the coding sequence GTGCAGACAATAGTTTCCATCAAACCTCTTCTGGCGGTTCTTTCATCTCTGATCGCGGCCTTTCTGATCTTCAAGACGGGCGATCGTCCCAACTTGAGGGAGTTCTGGTCGGTACTGGCGGGGCTGATCAAGCTCGGCATCGTGCTGTCCATGGTCCCGGTCGTCTTTTCCGGGCAGACGATCGAGTTCGCGCTGGTCACGTTTTACCAGGGGATCGAACTGAAATTAAGAGTGGACGCCCTCGGGCTTCTGTTCGCGACCGTCTCGTCTTTTCTCTGGGTCATCACCACCTTCTACTCCGTCGGTTACATGCGGAGCAACCATGAGCATGCCCAGACCCGGTACTTTACCTGTTTCGCGGTCAGCCTCTCGGCGACTATCGGCGTGGCCTTCTCGGCTAACCTGATCACCCTGTTCTTCTTTTACGAAATACTGAGCCTGGCCACGGTGCCCCTGGTCGGGCACAAGGAAACGCCGGAGGCCCAGGAAGGCGCCAGAAAATATTTCCTGTATCTGCTGGGCCTGTCCAAAACGCTGCTGCTTTCCGGAATCGTCATCATCTACATGGTGACGGGAACCACCGACTTTGTCAGCGGCGGCCTGCTGCAGGGCGTTCAGGGATCGACCCTGCTCTTCATCACCTTCTTCTTCTTTGTTTTCGGTTTCGGCAAAGCCGGCGTCATGCCCTTCCATAACTGGCTGCCGTCCGCCATGGTGGCGCCGACGCCCGTCAGTTCGCTGCTGCACGCGGTGGCGGTCGTGAAAGTCGGCGTGTTTTCGGTTCTCCGGGTTGTTTTCCACATCTACGGCGTGGATTTCATGACCCGGATGGATCTCGGGATTACCGCCGCCTATGTGGTTTCATTCACGATCATGATGGGAAGCATCATCGCCCTGACCAAGGACAACCTCAAGGCCCGGCTGGCATATTCCACCATCAGCCAGTTGTCCTACGTTATTTTAGGAGCGGTCCTGCTGACCCCCTACAGCATGATCGGCGGTATTGTCCATATCGCCAACCACGCTTTCTCAAAAATCACCCTGTTCTTCTGCGCCGGTTCCCTGTATACCAGCGCCCATAAGACGGAAATCAGCCAGCTTTCCGGAATCGGGAAGAAAATGCCCTGGACCATGGCCTGTTTTTTCATCGCCTCCCTGAGCATGATCGGCGTGCCGCCGGTGGCCGGCTTCGTCAGTAAATGGTACCTGGCCCTCGGCTCCATCCAGGCGAAGGAGATCCCCATTCTGATCGTTCTTCTGGTCAGCACGGTTCTCAACGCGGCCTACTTTCTGCCCATTACCTACAAGGCCTTTTTCGAAAAGGCTCCCGAAGAACCTCATCACGATCACGACGATCATGGTCATGATCACGGACACGATGGTGGACATCATACGGAGGCCAGAGAGATTCCCATGGTCGTGGTCCCCCTGGTGATCACCGCGATTCTGTCCATCGTCATCGGTATTTATCCGGATTATTTCCTGGGTCTGGCAAAGGAGGTCATCAAGTGA
- the nuoK gene encoding NADH-quinone oxidoreductase subunit NuoK encodes MISLHYYLILGAVLFSIGAVGVFTQKNALIIYMCIELMLNSVNLTFIAFSSFLNDMNGHVFVFMIMTVAAAEAAVGLAIIISLFRNKSTVNVDEINLMKG; translated from the coding sequence ATGATCTCATTACACTACTACTTGATTTTAGGGGCGGTACTCTTCTCCATCGGCGCCGTGGGCGTATTCACCCAGAAAAACGCCCTGATCATTTACATGTGCATTGAACTGATGCTCAATTCGGTCAACCTGACCTTCATTGCCTTCTCCAGTTTTTTAAACGACATGAACGGGCATGTGTTCGTGTTCATGATCATGACGGTTGCCGCCGCTGAAGCCGCCGTCGGGCTGGCCATCATTATCTCCCTTTTCCGAAACAAATCGACCGTCAACGTCGATGAGATTAATTTGATGAAAGGATAG